The Cucumis melo cultivar AY chromosome 9, USDA_Cmelo_AY_1.0, whole genome shotgun sequence genome includes the window GTAGGAAAACAGGAAgaactcaaatattctttccaaaTGTAGGTTCATGTTGATGTTGTAACTCTTGAAGCAGATGATGTAGTCGATGCAATAATAGAAGAGGTTACAAAGTGTTCAATCAACAAGCTTGTTATAGGAGTTTCATCACAGGGATTATTCTCAAGGTAATTAATTACCTTCTAGCATGATCCTACTgaattatttgaaatttaacTTTATTAGCAGGTTATTAACATTTATCTTTACTGTTACACCTTAAGTCTATTTGAAACGAGTCAAGTTCACATAACAGAATGTTTTGTTGAATGGTGAATTATAGATGAAATATGTACCAAAACATAGTATTATGTTTATTTTCTCATATTTTTCTGTTGTTAACTCTCTTGTGTCTGGATGACATTTTATGTAGGAAACTAAGCGGTCTATCCTCAAGAATATCAGCCCTTGCACCTAGATATTGTACAGTGTATGCTATTTCAAAAGGAAAACTAGCCTCAATACGACCACCTGATATGGATACGGACGTGAGCATTAGAGATGATGCGAGTGAAGAAAGTTCTGCAAGTAGCTACTCGAGCTATACATCTAGCTCCCTTACAGGTAGCCGTTACTTAGTTGAGCTTTGATTTCCATACATATTTTGGTTTAACATGCAAGTCTACTACTTTTGAAGTATTAGATGAAAAAATAACCACTTAAAGAATATTTGAAAGCTTGGTGGCTAATCATGAGTTAATTCATATTTGGAGGCTATACAATTGCATCTGTAAAGGTTCACCTGCATTTAAGCAGAGACAGTGGTTGTTTGCTaaatgtttttttgttttttcttttgtgctTACATTTTACGATGTTTATCTTCAAGATTTTGGTGTCTGTAAGGATTAAGTTGGTCGGTACTCAGCTTATTAATTATAAGTAGTGGATAAGCGTGATGGAATTTGTGCCCATTACCTTTGCCTTTTGTTTAAGATTCTAACTTCCATAGCTTATAAAGTCTCCAACTCACTGGTTTAACCAATTAAACTATACTCGTAGAAGATGTGTTCATTTATTAAGATTGGTTTAGGAGATAAAACTAGGGGGAAATGATTGAGAATAAAATTTGTTGTATTCAGttcgtcttttttcttgatGCAGATGGCAGTTCGAGCTTAACTACCTCCTACTCTCATTTCCCTTCTCCTTCCCCTTCCCTACCATTACAACGATTTCAAGCTCTTTCAACCATTAATCAACCTCTTCTTACAAAAAAACCTAGCCTCATTAAAGCCGACCATTCTAGATGTCAATCCATTGACATTGAGGTGGTGGATGGTGTTCGCTCTTCTTCCCATGTTTCAGACTGCACACAAACATTGAGTCGAGCCTCTAGTAGTAAAAGCTCGCCAACAGAGAACCAGTCTTGGATTTCTGATGAAGCTTCATCTTCAGGCGCTTTTAATGATTATTCCTCATGTGAAAGTCAGGTAATCCATCTGCTATTTGCCTTGGCTTGTTGTCATTTCAATTAATCACTCATGTGTTACCTTTGCTAATCTTTTGGTCTCCTTGGCTTGAGCCAAATGATTGTTTCTTCATTTATCCTTGGATAATTGTATGCATCTCGTATTTTTCTAATGGCTTTTAATGGTGTAAACATTTTGTATCCACTTTAGGCTTTaagtctttcttcctttttttccttcttggAGAGTCTTTTTGTAATTCACCATGGGGGTTGAGAGATTACGTATTCCTTTAATGATTTAGTAATCAATGAAATATCTCTCTACAGAAAATATTGCTTATGGCCTACTTGTCAAGTTCTTTTGACGGGGTGAAATAATATTCACTTTATTCTATAAAAGCACATCCTTTGAGGAAAGTTTTGTTCAGCTTTGAGAGTAACGTTCGAGTTTTGATAAGGTCAGATCATAAGAATTGAATTCTGTTTCTGTTAGAGATGAATTTTGTAATCATGGAAAGGAAAGATTGTATTCCAAACTACATACATTTGCATCTGAAAGGATGTAGAATCCTGGGATCATTTGCCATCATTCCTCATTGGCAGGAGGACCCGGTTTCATGTGTGCTAGACATCAAGCCATTCATCAATAGTTCGAATCCACAAGTTCTTTTTTCGCACTATGAAGACTTCTAGGATACAAGTTTCATTCTGACATTCATTTATTTGATGTTACTATGATATAAGTATATGTAAGCTGTTCACTCGAATTGGCAGGCGGACGTCAGCTTTGAGCTTGAAAAGTTGAGAATCGAACTAAGACATGCGAGAGGAATGTATGCAATTGCCCAACGAGAGACGATTGATGCCTCTCGAGAGGTAGAtgccatttttttaatttaccaTTTTAGAAGCTATGAATAATATTCTCTCCTAGTTTTCATTTCATGGTTAGAGATAGATGATTATATTATCTTCAAGTAGGACCATTTTGACAATCTCTCCTATGCCAGTCTAGGCAACATACCAAGTGCCTTTCTCTTTTGTGGGCTTCTAGGGAAGGTTTAATCTGTAATCTCATTTGACCAACCATTTTTCGTTAGGAACAAAAACTTATAACAGAACATATTTCAATTAAGACATGGTACAAGTCACCTCGTTATTGTTTGTGATCAGCTGAACCATCTAAATAAGCAACGATCTGAGGAAGCTAGGAAGCTCGAAGAGATCAACAACAAAGTGGTGGCCGCCAAAGAATTTGCAAGGGAAGAGAGAGTGAAACATGAAGCTTTGAGAAGAGAAGCAAAGTATGTAAAAGAACGCGCCGAAAGAGAGGGCATCTATAGGAAGGAAGCAGAGACAAAAGCTCTTCAAGATGccaaagagaagggaaagcatgAGAATGCTCTTCAAGGACCTCTGCAGCAATATCAACATTTTCAGTGGGAAGATATTGTTTCTGCCACATTATCTTTCTCTGAGGATCTTAAGATTGGAATGGGAGCACATGGAACAGTTTATAAGTGCAGTTTGCATCATACAACTGTAGCAGTGAAGGTTCTTCATTCTAGAGATAGTCACAAACAGATGCAATTGCTTCAGGAGGTGAGTGAATTATTCGAAAGGACATATAGAAAACTTGTTGATTCTAGGATTTGGTTACACTTCCGATGAAAGTTGGCCTTGTAAGTTCTAGTTATGCCCTTAATGCCATAGCTGAGGTCTTCTCGTCCCTATTTGCCTATGCTCAACTATCTCAAATAGATGCTTGAATTCATTGCATCATTATCCAAAATCAGCAGAATTTTCACAACTAAGTTCTTGCGCTATCTGAATTTGCTTGTTTTTTTGTTATCCATCATTCACCACCACAATTCACGATATAAATTCTCAGTTTGAATCAATTTTTATGTCCTCTGTTGACTTTCAGCTAGAAGTCTTGAGCAGAATCCATCATCCCCATCTACTACTACTCCTTGGTGCTTGTCCGGATAAGAATTGTCTAGTTTATGAGTACATGGAAAATGGTAGCTTGGAGGATAGGTTGTACCGCAGAGGCAATACACCTGCAATCCCATGGTATGAGAGGTTTCGAATTGCTTGGGAAATAGCCTCTGCTCTTGTCTTTCTTCACAGCTCAAAACCAAAATCAATAATCCACCGTGATCTTAAACCAGCAAACATCTTACTTGACCAAAACCTTGTGAGTAAAATTGGCGATGTCGGTCTTTCTACAGTGTTTAATTCAGATCCTTCAATGTCTACTGCATTCATGAATAGTGGACCAGTTGGGACTCTCTGTTACATAGATCCTGAGTATCAACGAACTGGATTAATCTCACCGAAGTCTGATGTCTATGCTTTTGGAATGGTGATCTTGCAGTTACTTACTGCAAAACCAGCAGTAGCACTAACCCATGTGGTGGAAACAGCCATTGATAACAGCAATTTAATTAAGGTTCTGGATATAGAGGCTGGGCATTGGCCCCTCGAAGAGACGTATGAATTGGCAAGATTAGGACTTCGCTGTGCCGAGATGCAACGTAAAGATAGGCCTGACTTGAAGGACCAAGTACTTCCCTTGTTGATGACACTGAAAAAAGTTGCTGATGAGGCTCGAAATTTTGCCTCCAAAGTTCCAGCTGCAATTCCTAACCATTTCATCTGTCCAATACTTCAGGTATGACTATtgttttacaattttttttttttttatagttggTGAACATGTCTCTAGAAAGTTTCTAAATGTAAGTCGGATAAAGATAGTATAGGAAGGAATCATAGCTCAACTGGTTAAGGTGTTTGTTAGGATTCAACTTTCCCGCTAACAGAAAATCCCAACTAAAAACACAAATATCCAAGAGACTACAAGGGAAACaccattttgttatatatttacttcAAGGAAAATCAACAAAAATGATAACAAGCTAAGAACGGTTACAAGAAAGGAAATGAGAACCAAAACTCCTTAGCACATTCTAGACGGCTGAGTATCTTCACCTCGACCCCAATTGCTCACCAAATTCTCCACACCTCTACCCATACTTTCTCCTACTATTTATAACCCAGAAGACCTAATCAACTTAGTGTTTGATTACTAGAAATTCACGCCCTTTAGAATGTGCTAAGAAGTTAAAAGGTTCAAATTCTTTTAACTAATGCTGAactcaaaatataaaaactattCAGGCTTTCTCTTGTTGGAAAttcatttgttttgtttcttaaaCATATATTTTTCCTGAAACTGCTGTCTGGACAGGACGTGATGAATGACCCTTGTGTTGCGGCGGATGGGTACACATACGATCGTCAGGCAATAGAGAAGTGGCTTCAGAAGAACGATAACTCACCGATGACAAAGTTGCCGTTGCCAGATAAGAACTTAATACCAAATTATAGTCTGCTCTCTGCAATTGTTGAGTGGAACTCCAAAAGAAGTTAATACCAACATCCATTTTTAAGGTTTGAACTGAAAAGTTCAGCACTTGAAAGTGTCTTAGAAGCCACTATTTTACTTTCAATTTCAATCCTCATCATATTTCTTTTAGCGTTTATAGGAAACCTTGATTTGCAAGAAAGGATGTGATCCTGATGTAGGAAAGTTAACTAAAATACAAAATGCTGTCATATAATGTAAATTtcagttttgttttgttttttcttttttagcagAAGGTGATGTATAAATTATTGTATATTGTTCTCTTAATTAGTTTCATTTCAAAATGTATAGATGAATGTCgttttgattctagaatttaaTTCTAAAGTCCCACTATTTTGTATTTTTGAATTCTTCTCTCataataaaattgttttttctCTATCTACCCTCAATGAACCACATAAATCTCTATGTGATGATTTTATAGTATTTTTTATATACTTGTACTCTTCGATAAGTTTACCTATTCACTTAAAGTAGTTGGCTACATCTTACCCTAGTAGTTTTATGCTTATTATTTTTGCATAAAACTAaaccatctttctttttaaaaaagaaaaggattgttttcttaaaataagttttaaaaaaaaaaaccttggAAAAGGCATAATTCAACCATAAATGGGTTGACAGTGATAAAAAAGAAAGACTTCCACCAACTAAGAGTTTATAGATTTAGTTCATAGTGATCATCTACTTAGAAATTAATTTTCTAGAGATAAATAAGTGAACTCGAACGCTCACGGAtataaaaatatgaaagaaaaCAGTTTACAAGAgctaatttcaatattttggaCAATTTCAAACAAAACTGTTGctatttagttttaaattttaaaaaattaacacttcaaaatttgataattattttagtttaaattgtgagtcaatttataaaaaagaacaaatctctttacatttcattttctaAGTTTAATgaaagcaaaaaaagaaaaactcagcAGCCCCCATCTAACTCTCTCCCTCGCGCGCGTCGTCACACCCACTCTCGCGCAGCAGATCGCGTCTGCCCAGTCGTCGTCCGCCCGTCGCCGCCGGCAAGTTTCTGTATTTTCTTCTCCCTTTATTTCCCTGACCCTCACGGTTTTCTTCAACTACACACCACTACTGTCGTCCTCAGCTATTGCCTCCCTCGCTGCCGTCGCTGGATTTGTGGTTGAGGGTAATGTTTATCTTGATATCGTGGGTTTTCTTAAAAGTTCTTAAATACCCATTTAGTTTTGGTCTAAATTTTAATATACCTATAATTGTTTTGGATAACTAGGTTGATTTGAAGATTTTCAAGGTGTTGTCCAAGGTGATTAAGGTTGTTTTAGCAACTTTTTGGTAAGCATTAAGCTCCAAAATTCTTCTTAGATGTTGTATTCACTTATGTTTCTGTCTATCTTCTTTTTTGAGGATGCGAGGGTCTCTAAAATCTCAATTTAAAGAAGGCTTCTACACTGTTTAACTGCAATCTTTCCTCGTATTGCCAATTGAACTAGATATGACCACCAAATTTGGAAATGTTTTTGTACTAAAGTTCCTATAATTGGTTGAGTATTGGTCAACTTGAACTTTAAAGAAGGCTTCTACTATGTTTTTATACTCGTATTGCCAGAATGTCAGTTAAATAGATTGGAGAtgtttttgttctttatttaaGCCTGTGAGATAATATTACAACATACACATTTATTCATGCTTGTTGCTGAAACTTTGAAAGGGAGTGGACAAAATGGACATTTATAGGAGTTTGATGGGTTTTCTTAACTTTACAAGTGTTCATTCAAAAATAGATTTTGAGTTGAAGTCTTATGAATTATAATTACGATGAGATACTACTACCTTCAAGTGATGAAAGAAATCAGGGAGACATTAATGAAGAATATGGAGGTTCAGTTTGAGAAATGAAGATGGATGAATGTGATCGAGTTCCACAACTTCTTGTGTTTAGTTCACATTATTTGTCTaggaaaaaattattatttttaatgtcTTGTTGTTGGAGGTCAAGTTTTCGTTTTatgataatttatttaatttcaagaCATATGTAAAATTTAGTTGgccaagaaaaaaaatcattaaaaaaataatgatataACGTTTGGTTGTACCTCTATTAATTTCAAGTAGTGTGCAATTGATTTCAATGTATATGtttctttatgaaattagtTCATGGTGTGGAATAGTCTGTTATGGTAATTTGACATTAGCATAAGCATCTTGCTGTATtacaaattaaacaaatttatgtatataaaCACTTATGGGAGAATATAACCGAACACATCAGTGTTTAAATTCTAAACAGTTTTTATAAAAtgtgttttaaaaaattcatttttagaaaacaattttttttcacaGGCAATCCAAATGCACCCAAAGTTGGTTCAATGTCGAGGGATCATGAAAAATCCTAATCCACCTTTGCCCAATATATGGCATCCTCGAAGTTAGAGCTATGACAATTATCATACTTGGCTCCAAATAGTCTCTTGGTATGTTGCTCCTCCAAGATCTTCATTTATCAATCCTGCACTTCTCTTCCTATCATTTTTAGCTTCCTTTTGAGTGTTGATTGTTTAATTCGTAGGTCTTCGTGGCTGTTAGGCCCTACGATAGTCATGTCTACCAGTGAGCTCATTTGCTCCAACAACGTTGTGGCTCCTTTCGGCGATGGAATCACAATCAGTGTATGAATGATCCTCTTTGTGTGTATTTATCTTGCCTTCAGGACGTGGTCAAGAATTTGTTTTTCTTGCCTcactttatcttcttctctgttCTTCAATTTTTGAGTTGTAATTCCAATGCTTTGTTCGGTACGAGCTGGCAAAGCTGGTCCTAATTGGTTGGATCGTCTGCGTTCCAACAAGGGTTTTCCAATCACCGATAATCTTGAACTTGATCACTTCCTTACTGACCAAAACCTTGATAATCCGTGTTCGCTTTCGGATTCTAACCCCCATTCCACTCGGGCTGACCCCCACTCTGACGCTAATCTCAATTCTCAGCATCAAGACAACTCTTCCTCCAACTCTCCCATTGAAAACGGAAACCCATCTTCATTTGAAATCATTACCGACATCCTCTCTGACCTCTTCAATATGGGTGGTGCCTCTCGTAATTCCAAATGTTGTAGCAAAAAGTACCCTAGGAAACAGTCCAACCCCAAGATTTGCTCCATTCCCTCTATTGCTAATGTGGACTATGCAGATGCAAAGAATCTGTGTTGCCTGCAGAAAGAAGATAACATCCTCTCATCAAACTCTGATAATAGCTCAAAAGGTTGCACCGATTCTGGGTCGGATATGGCACAAAATGTGTGCCTGAAGGTTGTAGAGGAAGAGGTGTGGGATGAGAAGTGTGAGAAGGAACTTAAAGGATACTCAAAAAGCGAGGTCACAGTCATAGATACTAGCGACGATGTGTGGAAGTCTGACAAACTAATTTTCAGAAGGAAAAGTGTATGGAAGGTGAAGGACAAGAAGTGTAAGTTGAGGAGCTAtggaaggaagaagagaaagcaGTCCTCTGAAATGAATGACCTTCCTGATAGGATTGTTTCCGCTAGTAAGAAAACCAAAGTTTGGGGTTCAGAGGAGCGCTTTCATTTGAACAAACAACAAATACATGGAAAGGAATCTCTCAAACCATTGAATAAAGTaagattaattattttgatacTCTCTTGATTGTACACGTCCAATTTCTAgctagttttttgttttttcattgCGAAATGATTGTTGATTACTGGTCTTTATATAGATTTAATTCACACTTGTGTGTCTGTTCTGTTTTTATTTTATGCGTATTGTTAATGTGTTTTCTTCCCCTTTATCACTTTTCATATGCATTCTTAAAGAATGTTGATCTGTTTAAATGGGTCTCTAAAATAATTGCTg containing:
- the LOC103482570 gene encoding U-box domain-containing protein 35-like isoform X2, producing the protein MEVTADQAKKNHMLLPSSSPVVAVAISGKKNSKYIIRWSLEKFLPEGIIDFKLLHFFPRITSVPTPMGNAIPVSQVREDVAVAYRKEIWWQTSEKLLPFKKMFAQRKVHVDVVTLEADDVVDAIIEEVTKCSINKLVIGVSSQGLFSRKLSGLSSRISALAPRYCTVYAISKGKLASIRPPDMDTDVSIRDDASEESSASSYSSYTSSSLTDGSSSLTTSYSHFPSPSPSLPLQRFQALSTINQPLLTKKPSLIKADHSRCQSIDIEVVDGVRSSSHVSDCTQTLSRASSSKSSPTENQSWISDEASSSGAFNDYSSCESQADVSFELEKLRIELRHARGMYAIAQRETIDASRELNHLNKQRSEEARKLEEINNKVVAAKEFAREERVKHEALRREAKYVKERAEREGIYRKEAETKALQDAKEKGKHENALQGPLQQYQHFQWEDIVSATLSFSEDLKIGMGAHGTVYKCSLHHTTVAVKVLHSRDSHKQMQLLQELEVLSRIHHPHLLLLLGACPDKNCLVYEYMENGSLEDRLYRRGNTPAIPWYERFRIAWEIASALVFLHSSKPKSIIHRDLKPANILLDQNLVSKIGDVGLSTVFNSDPSMSTAFMNSGPVGTLCYIDPEYQRTGLISPKSDVYAFGMVILQLLTAKPAVALTHVVETAIDNSNLIKVLDIEAGHWPLEETYELARLGLRCAEMQRKDRPDLKDQVLPLLMTLKKVADEARNFASKVPAAIPNHFICPILQDVMNDPCVAADGYTYDRQAIEKWLQKNDNSPMTKLPLPDKNLIPNYSLLSAIVEWNSKRS
- the LOC103482570 gene encoding U-box domain-containing protein 35-like isoform X1; the protein is MEVTADQAKKNHMLLPSSSPVVAVAISGKKNSKYIIRWSLEKFLPEGIIDFKLLHFFPRITSVPTPNCIFKLYTNVDAVGNAIPVSQVREDVAVAYRKEIWWQTSEKLLPFKKMFAQRKVHVDVVTLEADDVVDAIIEEVTKCSINKLVIGVSSQGLFSRKLSGLSSRISALAPRYCTVYAISKGKLASIRPPDMDTDVSIRDDASEESSASSYSSYTSSSLTDGSSSLTTSYSHFPSPSPSLPLQRFQALSTINQPLLTKKPSLIKADHSRCQSIDIEVVDGVRSSSHVSDCTQTLSRASSSKSSPTENQSWISDEASSSGAFNDYSSCESQADVSFELEKLRIELRHARGMYAIAQRETIDASRELNHLNKQRSEEARKLEEINNKVVAAKEFAREERVKHEALRREAKYVKERAEREGIYRKEAETKALQDAKEKGKHENALQGPLQQYQHFQWEDIVSATLSFSEDLKIGMGAHGTVYKCSLHHTTVAVKVLHSRDSHKQMQLLQELEVLSRIHHPHLLLLLGACPDKNCLVYEYMENGSLEDRLYRRGNTPAIPWYERFRIAWEIASALVFLHSSKPKSIIHRDLKPANILLDQNLVSKIGDVGLSTVFNSDPSMSTAFMNSGPVGTLCYIDPEYQRTGLISPKSDVYAFGMVILQLLTAKPAVALTHVVETAIDNSNLIKVLDIEAGHWPLEETYELARLGLRCAEMQRKDRPDLKDQVLPLLMTLKKVADEARNFASKVPAAIPNHFICPILQDVMNDPCVAADGYTYDRQAIEKWLQKNDNSPMTKLPLPDKNLIPNYSLLSAIVEWNSKRS
- the LOC103482569 gene encoding uncharacterized protein LOC103482569; this encodes MLCSVRAGKAGPNWLDRLRSNKGFPITDNLELDHFLTDQNLDNPCSLSDSNPHSTRADPHSDANLNSQHQDNSSSNSPIENGNPSSFEIITDILSDLFNMGGASRNSKCCSKKYPRKQSNPKICSIPSIANVDYADAKNLCCLQKEDNILSSNSDNSSKGCTDSGSDMAQNVCLKVVEEEVWDEKCEKELKGYSKSEVTVIDTSDDVWKSDKLIFRRKSVWKVKDKKCKLRSYGRKKRKQSSEMNDLPDRIVSASKKTKVWGSEERFHLNKQQIHGKESLKPLNKVHNLQHCYGPEIRLTAPDSSNEKKENGCTLSQKNGGYDPKRKWLDGKLISL